ACACCATCCATCTTCATTAACTCTGAGGTGAGATTTAATCATCTTACTGTTTTCTGTCATCTATGTCAAAGAGCTATGGAACTTCTATGTGCTGCTGATGAACAATAGTCTTATCATTTGCAGCGGAGATAACAATGTTTGACAGTAACATCGTTGTGTACAAGTTTGTTCAGGACCTGCATTTTTTTGTTACTGCTGGAGATGATGAGAATGAACTCATTGTAGCCACGGTGCTTCAGGGATTCTTTGATGCAGTGGGCCTTCTTCTCAGGTCTTGCCAGTTTCTTACTAGCATTCCTCCTGTTTgtcatgatttttaggtgcatgAAGTTGCGGTCTCATTTTCATTTGAATCCTCTATTGTTCCAGGAACGAGGTAGATAAGCAGACAGCACTTGAAAACCTGGATTTGATCCTTCTTTGCCTTGATGAAATTGTTGATGGAGGGTACAGACATGCTCCCTTTTTGCAATCATTTCCGAGCTAAGCCTTAGGGCCCATTGCTTATTATTTTTTCTGGTGTTCTCTTAGCATTTCTTGTTGGGCAAGTAGGAATTTCAGTATGTACGTGTAAACCAATGTAAGTTGGCTAGGTTAAACTTATTGATGAAAGTAAGAGAATATTATGGAACTTTTAGCTTTTGGAACATCTACAAAATATTCTTAAAGCTGGAAATAAACCTTTTTTTAAAGGAAATAAAGCTGGAAAATACTTGCTTCTGAAGACTAATAAGAGCGTCCGGTCGTGATTGCACTGCATATTGTGGGAAATGGCGGGTCTGCCTTCACAATGTTGATGTAGAATTATAGCAGTGAAGCTAGAAGGAACATACTCCTGGATATTGAAAATTGTAGGAAAAATTGCACAATTTGGGTTTATGAATGAGTGCTTAGATAATTTCTTTTATCGATTACTGAACATTTAATAGATGTTGGCATACTTGTTGATTTTGTTCTCCAGCTGTATTCTTGATTTGGATTAAGAGATGTGATGCTAAAGATTTTCCTTATGCCTTGCAGGATAGTTCTTGAAACAGATGCTAGTGTTATTGCTGGAAAAGTTGCAACCCATGGTCTGGAGGGAGATGGATCCTTGTCTGAGCAGGTGCCTGCAATATTATTTTATGCCcaagttttcttttttaatgtaaGTTGGTTAGGTGCTTGCGTTTTTATCTTTCTGAAGTATGGCTTGGATCTTTTATCTGCAGACTATATCTCAAGCTTTAGCCACAGCTCGTGAACATTTAGCAAGATCTCTTCTTAAATGATGCGCTCGTGTTTTGCCCTTTTccttattttccttttctttccagTGGTGGTAAATTTATTGTTTAAAGCCAGTCaggcttaatttttttttgttgtaacCTGGAATACAATTTATAACTCAATATTATGAGTGGGAAGCAGTCATGCGGACTGCATATCtggttcttttcaattttttctgAGACAACGTTATTGCAATTTAGTTTGGACTTACAAGTGGCAGGAGAACTAAGATTCATCATTTGTTAAGTGTTAAATTTGCCCAAGGCCGTTAAAAACTTATTTCTGAACATCAAATGACAGCAAGCAATTTTGCTAGTTTTTGCAAGGATCAAGTTTTTTTATGATCATGGTTGAAAGGACAGAACCCTtgtttcatttctttcaaaggtCCTACAATCATTATAAGAGTAAGCCACAATTTCTCTAAGTTGGTGGCATGTCATGGCCTGAGAATGGCAGCTAACAGCAGTCAGACTGGAAACTGACATTTGCATGGTGATGCATAGCTCAGTCGCTCtataaagttaaaaatgaaataTTCCTCTCATTTTGCTTTAGACCAACAGCAAAGTCTTGATCTAAATGGTGAGTTACGCAGTATAGTGCTTGAGATCTCCAGTAGATATATCTCAGGGCCTGATAGGCATCAAGCAAATAGGCAACTAGATCTGTCATGAAAATTGTATCATCAGGTAAAATCACTTCAGCAGATTCCAAATGAAACATGTAAGACCTGTAGAAGCCAATGCCTCCCAGTAGAGATATTATTACCTGAAAACTGGAATAGCCCCCCCGATACACACGTAGACATCTACCGAACCCAACCATTGCGAGGCAGCTCCTACTTATCAACGAAGCAACTCCAAATGACAAGATTCTGCAAAATTATAGAGAACCAAATAGTGGCCCCCACCCGTAAtgtgagatcttcaaatttgtCCTCAAAACATCATACTGGACTCCACTGAAAGCTTTCTACATCATTAGAAATAGCTTGATACTATTTCTAATGATATCTTCTTTAAAGGAAAAGACAATTGATATCTTCTTTAAAGGAAAAGACAATTGATATCTTCTTTATGCATTGTCCTGAAGTCCTTGGCAAGGGTGCGGCCTGACTCCTGAGCACAATCTCCATTAACTGCACGTACGTCATAACACACCCTTTCTCAACTTTGTACCGCATATGCAGGAAAGGCCACTCATCATTCCCTcctaaaatgaccaagtcagcAGCCCCCATCTGAATCGCATGGCGACCATCAGCTCCACCCCTACTCCAACCCCCCTCTGCGCGCTCCTAATCGCACCGTTAAGCTAGAAAGGTTGGCCTTGCATAGGCAGAGCAGAAACAGATTTGTAAATCCACCCACAGTCTTTCACAAATATTTATTGTCACTGGTCTTATAACACAGAGCCCAATTACAAGCCAAAATGATGTGGAAAAATCAACATGGAGTGCATGTGGCTGAGATAGAAGGACCGTGAACTGAAAAGGGACAACACCAAACTAAATAACCAAACTCATGCAACAACAACCCATCTACCAAAACTACCAAACTCATGAGATAAAGACCACTAGGATTATCCTATCTATAAGCCATCtcaaaacagacagaagacatAATTAAACTATTAATTCGCCAGTCAAAAACTGGGGTAAaagttttgatattttttctCCCTTTCTGCCTGAAAGGTCCTAAAAACCTAAGTTTAGGTGCATAAAATCATTCATAAACTAATGAACCAAAATTGTGCAccccagaaaaaaagaaaaagaaaagaaaaacacccccccaaaaaaaaacctttATGTTCAAAAGTTAACAATGAGCTTATATTACACATCAAGAGAACCCTCTGGTTGTCCAAGATTAAAATATCATGCTATACCATGTTCTACTCTACCaagtttttcttaaaattttcttttcctatCTCCTGGGagcaaaaaaatttatttttcttaaaactgaATCTGCTTGATTAATTGAGAATAGGAAACTGGAGTTATACAGTCCCCACAATGAAACAGAAAACGACGAACAAAATTGAACAGATGTTGTTCAATATGTCATTAAATTATGATGACAATGATGAGAACAGCAGCCACCAAGCCTTTCCCAGTGACTAGGGACCGGGATGTCAATTGGAGAAAAAAGGCAAAAGTTGGCTACACTGTTAGTTGCAATGTCAAAGCAGCGGTAATGAGACCAACAATAGGCTAGAAATTGAACCTCTGCTTGACCTCATCCATACTTGATTTTCTGATCACAAGAGGAAAGGATGGGTGTGCtacaaaaattttacagtgAATCTATCCTTTCATACGGTTTTGATCCACATGTACACTAGTAGGCCTCATAACTCCTGGAAGAGTTCTAGTATTGTCCTGCGTAGACAGCTTAGCTAAAACCTTACATGCTGAGCCTTAAAAAATGGAGATTGAAATTTGATCATATACTACAGAATAACTTCACAAAATTCCATATCCAATGTCTCAATAACTTCCTATTAATAACTCTGTAGGTCCACCGAAGTAAAAACAGAAGCAATTTTGCAGGAAATAAGATTGCTGtgaaacttcattgatcaactTATGCCTGCAAGTTCTAACATGTGCAATTCCCTTAATCGTGTGTGTGAAGCATTGTAAGGTGATCAAAGCATTAAGCTTTACATGAACTAAATTTTTCAAATGGTTTTTTACAATTCAAGTGGCAATGAAGAATTAAAACAAGTAATGCCACATTTCAGCCTCTTTTAAATGAAATTGGATCTTTTGGATTAAACCGGCTGATTATATCTAAAAGCAAAATAGCAGAATATTAAACATTTTAGCTGCAATTGGCCACATACATTGGTTTCAGGAAATATTAACTGACACATCAGATTGATGGCCAGCCAGAACAAGCCCTAAAACTGAAACATTCAAGCCATACAGGTTGTCTTACATGTCTTGAAATGGTTTACGAAACAGTGAGCATGACTTTCTTAACAGGGACATGAAAACAACACGTCATGTACTGTGTGTGTTTATCTAGATGTATGTTACATGATATTGATAACATAAAAGTTGGTAAGAATACTCAAACACTAATACAGAGGGCTGCCCTTGTACCAAGGAGGTAAGGAAAAAAAACCTATGAATTCCAGAAggctaaaaattttgaaaattctcTGGCATGTCATCCCTCTTGTATAAGTTCTCATCCTCTTGCCACCAACCCACAAAAAGCTTCTCAAATGCTAGGATTTTCCTAAACCAACCGGGAAGAAAAAGGATACTTACACCAGGTTTAGGATCCAACATCAGTTTCTACAATTCAACATGGCGAACCCCCATTGACAACCACATGGCACCTATGAATGCATAGGCATGGCATATTTTCCAACTATCATATAATTTCCAAAAACTGACCTatcagaatattttttttttttaaaaaaaaagaaacagattaCATCTTTTATAATCAGCAAATCTAACAATTTGAAGACAAACAAACAGTTAAAACGCAGAAGAAAGGACACATAGAGGACTGAAATCATACAGGAGCTAACatcatatcatatataataTTCTAAGCATCCCTTTGCACCCTAGAATCAGTCAATTTAGAGCTACCGACCGGCTACAAATAGACAAGTATGCAAAGCATAAGAAACTCCAATTAACATCATCGTTTGCGGGCAATATATCTCACCACACAGACCGCCTCCATTCCAATAAGACAAGATTAAACAACGCAACAAATACTTCCTCCATTAttacccaaaaaaataaaagacataCCTAATCCACGAACTCCGCAGATGGTGTTCATATTCTCTTTTCTTGATGTTCTATACTTCAAATGATCATTAGACCACATAATCCCAAAAGACAAGAATGTGAAAGAGAATAATCTATAAAAGAGACGGGGTTCACGTCTTTAAAGGTATCGTCTATGATTCGGCTTCGGAGGAACCTGATAAGGTCGATCGGTAATTCAATCGTCTCCATCCTTTTCTTGGCTCAATTCCCCAAACTTCTGCTTGAAAGCGTCTTGCTTCTGCATCCACATCATATGTGCCTGCATAAATTTGTGGCGCGTATCGTTCGGTTCAGCAACGGATCGGATCATTAAAAGGGATGAGAGATATGGAAGaatttaggggcaaaatggaggAGAACAACCTGTAGAGCGGCCGCCCACACAACAAGGAAGGAAGCGATCCAGAACTTCTTCTCCTTCAAAATCTTCGACGCCTCCATCGCAGCAAAGTCCCAAATCAAGGCCTATATTGGACGCAGGACGAGTAAGAATTAGGCGACGACGACGGCAAGAACCCTAGCAGCGGCAATGCTTTTTAAATAAATCCTATAAATGGCGAGCGGTTTTAATCGGCCGGAGCCCTTTACGCTACTATCCATCGACTATCGCGCACGGGGATCAGACCTGCCCGAACGAAGCCTTTATAAGGGATTGTCCGGAGGCGGGATGGTAAACGCTGTTTCCTGTTCGCCCTCCACCAGCTGCTCTAGCCTCTGAAATATAGCATTTTGAAGCAAAAGCCATGCATACATGCTTTCAGATTACTCATGCTTACGGTGTAGCAAACAGTACAGCTAACTAAATTTCTGAGAACTGCAAGTTTCCTccgcatttattttttttaaaacttttttaaatatattaatactaaaaaattataatatatctgactttaaaaaaaaaatgccatgcatcaaaatgaaaaaaaattgatgaaaaTTTAGGTAACCTAACATTTCTTTTGATGAATGTCCGCAGTCAAATGTCATTTCTTTTGCACTGAAACTTGCAATTGCATAAATGTCAAGCACTAAACtaaccaaaggaaagaaaattacGCATCAAAACTAATGCATGCATAGGTGTCCCAATTCAACGAATTGTAAAATACAGCAGAGTGACGTTCTCCCGACTATCTCTAACTTGCTATCCAAATGTCAACAGTATCTGTCTAATTAAACAATTGctgatgttttttctttttggatgaTTGGCTTGAGAACACTAAATTAGAAAGTCATTCTACCGAAGCAGTGATAGCTACTTGATCAGCGATTATTTAGGACTGGAAAATATAAATGAGATTAAATACATTAAAAATTCTACTTGCCTGGATTATAGAGTGGTCAATATGATTGCTAACAATTCTTCTTAGAAAGGGATGCATGATCCAGAGACCAGAAAAGAACTTGGCTTTCATGTTCTTGTTCAACAAGTGAAAAAGAATTACCAACTTGGCAAGGACCATCAAGCAGCTGCGAGGATTGAAAAgacaggaaaaggaaaaagaaaaaaaaaacaccaaccAAGCATAATGGAGTATATTGAGAAGCAAGTTTCTAAATAAGCATCAGTACGCCTGAAAGACGCTCTTTTTATGGTGGTAATCTTCCTGATAAGCAACAGTACAAATGAAAGAAGCGGGACAGAAACAAAAGAAATACAAATTGGGTGCTCTTTTTATAGTGGTAGTCTTCCTGATAAAAACTGGGACAGCTTATCTCTCAGAATTAATCCACTCTGGTCAGCAAAATTGCAAAATTGTTGCTTGTAACTTGGATCATGCTGATGGCATGATGGCATCTCATCCCACACTGCATCTTCTAAGTCGATGACAATATTGTGCAGCAAGCAGCAAACAAGAATTATTCTAGGCAGCCGATGCTTATCAGGTCTCCACATCGCCCCCTGAATGATTTTCCAAGTATCCTTCAGCCTCGCCAGTGCCCTTTGTGCCACCATTCCAGTTGCTGAGAGCTTCCTGTTAAACTCAGTTTTCGAGTCTGGAAGATCCTTTCCTTGGTAGGGAGTGacaagccaaggaagaagaggaaacccCGCATCTCCAATTATATACTCTCCCACTTCTGACCCTTCTGGGAGCTCTAGCTTCTTCCCATTAAGCCTCAAACCTTTCTCACACAGTTTGAAGAAATCTGAGTTCTGAAGCACTAGGAAGTCATTAATGCTCCCTGGCCAGCCAGTGACAATGTCTCGGAACCTCATATCAGGGTCCACAATAGCCTGCAAGACCATGCTATGGTTCTTCTGATGATCAACCCATACCTTGTTTGAAGGGTCTGCTGAAGGCTGGCACATCATGATGTGGGTGGTGTCTATGGCGCCACAACAGTTCAGAAGGCCCTGGATCTTTGCAAATTTGGACTTTATCGTCTCCATTTCTTCAGAATTGGGCCACCTGAGGTGATGGATACCTCTCTCTTCCATAGCCTCCACAAACCGCCAGGTCACTTGGGCAACAGTTGATTGGTTCATTCCAAACGACAAGCCTACAGATGATAGTGAGTCACCAGAGCATAACCTTCTCAAGGCAACAGCTACTTGGTCTTCTACAGAGAGAACCTTGTTATCAGTGCAAGTAAAGAATGTAGTTTTGGCCAATAGATCTTCCCTCACCAACGAGCATATGTAGTTGAAGGTTTTTCTTGAGACCTTGAAGATGGACTCAAATTCGTTCAGCTCCTTTGACAAAGAAAGGGATCCTGAGGAGGCATGAAAAACATAAACACAATCATGAACAAAGCAATTTTAAGAAAACTCAATATCCTGTCTTACTTGAAGCGAAGAATATTACTGTCACCAGAAAGACACACGACTGCCATGCAAAGACAAATCAACTAAAAAGTTGAAAATGTGGATCTTTGAATTCTATGTGCAATGAGAAGCACCATGGGCCAAGGTTTGCCAATGAAATGAACTATAGGTAAGTACGATATTATAAGGTGATATTTACACCTTGCCACTTGAGCCAGACAGCATGGGTTTGATTCTGGTTGGAGCCAGCCCCTCAGGGTGGGGTTGGTATAACGTAGAAAAAGTTGGGGAGTATACCCTGGTAATATCCAAAAACAGAAAGGATATTATAAGGTGATATCATGAGGCAGTCCCGTGACCTGTCATATTATACCACCTTTACCACTTCAATGTGAATATTGTTTTCCTGATTAGtttcaattttaattttcaCTCTCGTTTTCAAACTGAAGTTTCATCATAAGGAGAAAGTGAGAATGAGAATTGAAGCAAATCAGGAAAACAAAATTCACTCTGAAATGCAATATTGATCTCTTTCCCTGATGATGTAGTTAAAAGATTAACTGAATGTAGCAAATAAAAACTTTTTGAAGTTGAAGACTAGCTCAGCCCTTCACTCATCAGCATGAAGGCTTTCCAACCATTCATTTCCAAACAAGTCTTTCATCATTGAATTGATGCATAATTATTCTGAGAGATCACATCCTTCATTTATGCTTCTAGCATTTTGACAACTAAGATGCAGACTAGTAAAATATAcataagagagaaagagatccGTTGTGAAATATCAAAACTACATACTGAGACCGGCAGCATTCTTATGGACATGCATCAAAGATTTCTTTGCAGGTATTACTTTAtgtgatcatcaagataatttaAATGATAGAAAATTCCGTGATGTCTGACAGAAGCAGTTTTATTGTGTTTATCAAAGGTCAAGGTTTACGAGGTGAATTGATGACCAACAGACTGCAGGCAGCAGGGCATAAAAATCCTTTGGATTGCATATTTATATCATAAATCATCATTGCTCGTCACATACATATTGATGTTTAGCTTTCCTCAAATCAAATCTAAATTGTATAGAGTGCAAAATGCCACTTTTAACGTAGGACTGTGAACATGTacaatcaagatctaccatTATGCATTCGTTTGACTCAAGTTTGGATTAAGATTTTAGTTGGAATTTGACACACTTAGTCCTTAGATTGTAGCAGTCACTTGATAGACACTGTAGGACTCAAATAACCAAAAGCATACAAGGAGTGCAGCTATTTGTGCTGGAAATGATGGCTTACAATTTATACACTCTGCCACTCACTGCAGCCATTTGTATAATAGAGAACATCTAATGAACATCTTGATTAAATAAATTGCTTAAATATGTAAAATAGCACATGGTATTTGAGAATGATGCTTTTCTTAGCATCTAGCGTATGATCATTGACAATCAGAACATGGAAAGAATGACCTAAGAATGCTAGCTTTCATTGTTCTATAGGCACTCAAGATCTAtaggtccagaagcaagatgcatGAAGGCAGAAGATCTAGCATGATATAGACAAGATGCTTACCGCTAAGCTCAAAACCAAGAAGCTTCAAGCCTCAAGGGGTCCAAAGTAGGCCACTGGCATTACTATAATTAGAGCAGAATATTGAACATGAATTCCAGCAGCAGCATATCCAAGAAACAGCAGTAGAATCAAAACCATGAAACTAATTATAATATGATACTAGATATCCACAAAAACAGAGACTGATCGATAGTAAGGATTgtaaaataagttatcttaacAAGATGcagaactttaaaaaaaaataacatggCCGGGGAGAAAAATGTAAATAGATGGCAAAGTGTAATACTATGTAGAATGaagtaagcaaaaaaaaaaaaaaactacctgATAATAAGCATAATTTTTCTCTTGTCCTGATTTGAGAAAATATAGACATGATCCCCGCTCAACAATTAGAGTATTAAAAGATTACAGGAgagagcttcttcttctttttgatgtaacGACAGAGAACATTAAACATAAGGTATAAGAATACCAGGAACTGAGAGCATTCTTACAAATACTACCATACAGCAAATTACTGGCAGACATCTAGAAGATGGTATAACAGACAAGATAGAGAAAACAAGAAAAGCTGACTTGAAAATGTCCAGAAAGTTGAAATTTACTGAAGACAGTTTTGACACTTATTGGGACAATGTCTGCTCATATCAGAGCAGAACTTGATAGTGCCACTCAAAGTAACACTATGTGGTTATGTTTTACTGAAGAAAGTCCTTTGAAAAGTCATATTACGAGACTGAAATGAACAGAAAAGATAGAGGActtgaaaatcatgaaaaatCAATATTTTAACCATCCGTACAACATCTCAATGTTGGCAAGCAAATAAATGGTGGAGAATTTGTCAGAATGGATATGAGAAGGCATGTATTGGTGATGGATGTAACCTTGATAGAAACAAAGTTGTCATATACAGAATGTTGTTACAAACAATACAATGTAACTGAGGTGGAGAAGGTGAACAAAAAATGTTTAGCTCACCTGAAAATAGCAGAAACTGAATGAGGTTCCACAAATTTTATGTTTGATGTCTGCAACTTGAGTAAAAGATATCTTCAAAATCAATCAAGATGGCATACTTTTGAAGGTGTTTAAACATCCCAGAAAATTGTGCCCAATTGTCTGTTTACCGCAACCTTAGAAAGAACTTTGAGCTGCTTTTTTAATCCACAGCTATTTCATATGACAACCACAATGTATGCAAGTCAAAAGTTCCATATCAAAGAAGACTTTGTATATAATGCATCCGTGCCTCCCATTAGTCtactaaataaacaaatatccCAGTATCTGAAATCCATCATGGTCAAACATGAACGCAAATCTAACAAACTCTATGGACATTCATTTTCCTCATTCTTTATCACCCACTAATCTATAGATATCTTTTGCTTTAGTTTGTTTTGAAAATGATAGAACAAGGATAGACCGGTAGTATACACCCCTCCACCACCACAAATCCACCCGCTAGAAAAATCATCATTGTAGCCTATAAGCACGGTATGGAAATCGACACTTATGTAACACAAGTAATAAGCCTCATCCTGTCTATTAGAAAATGACTCTATGATTCTACTGGACTATTGGCTCCTGTCCTACAAAGAGAACTTCCAAAGGGCAAGTGTTTGCATCCGCACCCCCCGCCTCCCTTTCCTAAAACCCATTGAACCTATATTTGATGCTTAATCTTCATTTGAGTCGTCTTTTGCCTACCATGTACATGGTTCAATGATCTCATATAATTCTCCCTTACTTCTCACCCTTATACCGCTTTTTGCAAGCTTCATAAATTTACATAGTTTTACCACATATCCACCTAAAATACCTCCTCTCGGTTCTCAAAAACACTTATGTCCATGGTACCACTGAACTTCAAGCGATGTGAGTTGTAATAAAATTTGGTCTAAAAGTTACCTCACAATATTTCTTTAATAGTCTCAGTGGCATCTTACAATTGTTCCAGTCCTAATTGAAATGTTCTCATCAGTATAGtcaaaataacctgttttagGAATATATGGTCCCTCAGTCCCATATGGAAATTATGGAAT
The Phoenix dactylifera cultivar Barhee BC4 chromosome 3, palm_55x_up_171113_PBpolish2nd_filt_p, whole genome shotgun sequence DNA segment above includes these coding regions:
- the LOC103710768 gene encoding coatomer subunit zeta-2-like, whose product is MESCPSIKNILLLDSEGKRVAVKYYTDDWPTVAAKLAFERSVFIKTLKTNARAEAEITMFDSNIVVYKFVQDLHFFVTAGDDENELIVATVLQGFFDAVGLLLRNEVDKQTALENLDLILLCLDEIVDGGIVLETDASVIAGKVATHGLEGDGSLSEQTISQALATAREHLARSLLK
- the LOC103710740 gene encoding protein ALP1-like, which translates into the protein MGPVRGFKKRKRAEKKAAERYASAAERMDSGQEPGDWWDGFSGRIAGSLSLSKELNEFESIFKVSRKTFNYICSLVREDLLAKTTFFTCTDNKVLSVEDQVAVALRRLCSGDSLSSVGLSFGMNQSTVAQVTWRFVEAMEERGIHHLRWPNSEEMETIKSKFAKIQGLLNCCGAIDTTHIMMCQPSADPSNKVWVDHQKNHSMVLQAIVDPDMRFRDIVTGWPGSINDFLVLQNSDFFKLCEKGLRLNGKKLELPEGSEVGEYIIGDAGFPLLPWLVTPYQGKDLPDSKTEFNRKLSATGMVAQRALARLKDTWKIIQGAMWRPDKHRLPRIILVCCLLHNIVIDLEDAVWDEMPSCHQHDPSYKQQFCNFADQSGLILRDKLSQFLSGRLPL
- the LOC103710750 gene encoding uncharacterized protein LOC103710750, with product MEASKILKEKKFWIASFLVVWAAALQAHMMWMQKQDAFKQKFGELSQEKDGDD